The Candidatus Ancaeobacter aquaticus genome contains the following window.
GCGACAGGAAAAACTGCAGGCGGCCGCAGGCTGAAGTACTCAAAGGGTATAATAATCTGGGGCCGCCATCTTACCCCGGTTCACCGGTTACAAAAAAACTCTCTATGCTTATTTGTTCAACAGCTAATCTGTATTTCTTTTTTTAGCTGTTTTAATAGCTTGAAATAGGAAACTTCTGAAATAAATAACGCGGTCATAATGATACTAAATAGATATTGCACCCTGGGTGCAATATCTATTTAGGGGCTGGGTTCCGGATGTTTGGTGTTATAGCTCGTGTCGCGGTTTGTCCATTATATCTTTTTCAAGGAAAATAAAAAAGGACACGGGGTACCGCGTCCTTTTTTATTAGTTTTTAATTTTGTTTTTTGCTTAATGCTTACAGCTTACAGCTTTTTTCCTAATCCATCCGCCAAAAAAACCTAAAAGCCCTATGCCGAAAAGAGCGTATGTTGACGGTTCGGGGACGCCGCTAATAGATATGTCATCAAAGTAAGTCGGGTTAGAGGTGTTGTATTGATATACCCCTAAAGTTTGAAAATTAGATACATTATTAACAAAATCAATATAGTTAGATACAGGCCCGTCATCAACTCTTGCCTTATATCGATTATTATCAAAATCTACTTCTGTTATTATGATGTTATAAAATGAATCATTACTAAATATGCTAATATCAGTTCCAGAACTTGGATCCGCAGAATCAGTGATTCCACGTATATTTAGCATCGGGTTAGTGCTAACGAAACCTATCATAATACCTTTAGTACCTACTGAATCGCCAAGAAAAAAGGATCCATACCCCCCCCCGCCAAACGATGCGCCACTCTGTTTTATTTCAATTGTAATACCATTTG
Protein-coding sequences here:
- a CDS encoding PEP-CTERM sorting domain-containing protein; its protein translation is MKKLFILISMAVFVGITSPLYAITILEDFDSYGSGTIIDGSGGTNWGTNWTGSGSPTFVGDSGSGKLTASGAGDNVYRAFTTALTSIDANGITIEIKQSGASFGGGGYGSFFLGDSVGTKGIMIGFVSTNPMLNIRGITDSADPSSGTDISIFSNDSFYNIIITEVDFDNNRYKARVDDGPVSNYIDFVNNVSNFQTLGVYQYNTSNPTYFDDISISGVPEPSTYALFGIGLLGFFGGWIRKKAVSCKH